The following coding sequences are from one Streptomyces dengpaensis window:
- a CDS encoding Asp23/Gls24 family envelope stress response protein has product MPDEPGRLGETQRPVTVVAAAERGATRIADRVVAKIAGQAAREAVEELPPDAARPHASVVVHQGSARVRISLELDYPSDIGGRCGAVRRHVAERVRTLAGMEVPEVAVQVERLHLTHAPGAAQGRTQ; this is encoded by the coding sequence GTGCCCGATGAGCCCGGCCGTCTCGGTGAGACGCAACGGCCCGTCACGGTCGTCGCGGCGGCCGAGCGGGGCGCGACCCGGATCGCCGACAGGGTCGTCGCGAAGATCGCCGGGCAGGCGGCACGCGAGGCCGTGGAGGAGCTGCCCCCGGATGCAGCGCGCCCGCACGCGAGCGTCGTCGTGCACCAGGGAAGCGCCCGCGTCCGCATCAGTCTTGAACTCGACTACCCCTCCGACATCGGTGGCCGGTGCGGCGCGGTGCGTCGCCATGTCGCCGAGCGGGTAAGGACGTTGGCGGGGATGGAAGTGCCGGAGGTGGCCGTCCAGGTGGAACGGCTGCATCTGACGCATGCGCCCGGCGCGGCACAGGGGAGGACGCAATGA
- a CDS encoding DUF6286 domain-containing protein, translating into MSEPQGSESTRPTSGMPVLEKSAQSALGQSTSSAGYEPLHTVDDEDGGQGRFWSARRIPAGILAVLILVVAGAFLYDVSAVRADRPAMHWRRALARQLAERPLDDTWVLVGAGVAAALGIWLLVLAATPGLREILPMRRTHADVRAGLHRGAAAMTLRDRAMEVAGVQSVRVRVGRRKVDVRAVSHFRELDDVRADLDATVADGIRGLGLTRSLSMSVHVRRPGRKG; encoded by the coding sequence ATGAGCGAGCCCCAGGGCTCGGAGAGCACCCGGCCCACATCTGGCATGCCCGTTCTGGAGAAATCGGCCCAGAGCGCGCTCGGCCAGTCCACGTCCTCGGCGGGCTACGAACCGCTGCACACCGTCGACGACGAAGACGGTGGCCAGGGGCGTTTCTGGTCCGCGCGTCGCATCCCCGCGGGCATCCTCGCGGTGCTGATCCTCGTCGTAGCGGGAGCCTTCCTGTACGACGTCTCGGCCGTACGCGCCGACCGTCCCGCCATGCACTGGCGCAGGGCGCTGGCCCGGCAGCTCGCCGAACGGCCCCTTGACGACACCTGGGTGCTCGTCGGCGCGGGAGTGGCGGCGGCCCTCGGGATCTGGCTGCTCGTCCTCGCCGCCACGCCCGGACTGCGCGAGATCCTGCCGATGCGTCGCACCCACGCCGACGTGCGGGCCGGGCTGCACCGGGGGGCCGCCGCGATGACGTTGCGCGACCGGGCCATGGAGGTCGCCGGGGTGCAGTCGGTCCGGGTCCGTGTGGGGCGCAGGAAGGTCGACGTCCGCGCGGTCTCGCACTTCCGTGAACTCGACGACGTACGCGCCGACTTGGACGCCACGGTCGCCGACGGCATCCGGGGGCTCGGGCTGACCCGGTCGCTTTCGATGTCGGTGCACGTCCGGCGGCCCGGACGGAAGGGGTGA
- the amaP gene encoding alkaline shock response membrane anchor protein AmaP — MRAVLRIVNRVLIGIIGLALVALGGSVLAVGLGLKPPPWWIHDGRKDVLLSYAERTRWRDDGWWWPTVVAALAVLVLLALWWLAAVLRRRRLAEVLVDTGDGEGALLRGRALEGVLASEARQLDGVAQAHVLLTGRRSTPEARVRLLVEPHVDPGAALHLLTAEALAHARDSAGLAALPAEVRLRGVKHRAERVS, encoded by the coding sequence GTGAGGGCGGTGTTGCGGATCGTCAACCGCGTACTGATCGGGATCATCGGGCTCGCCCTGGTCGCCCTCGGCGGCTCCGTGCTGGCCGTCGGCCTCGGTCTGAAGCCGCCCCCGTGGTGGATCCACGACGGACGCAAGGATGTGCTGCTCAGCTACGCGGAGCGGACCCGCTGGCGCGACGACGGCTGGTGGTGGCCGACCGTCGTCGCCGCCCTCGCGGTCCTCGTCCTGCTCGCCCTGTGGTGGCTGGCCGCCGTGCTGCGGCGGCGCCGGCTCGCCGAGGTGCTCGTCGACACCGGCGACGGGGAGGGCGCGCTGCTGCGCGGGCGCGCCCTGGAGGGCGTACTGGCCTCCGAGGCACGGCAGTTGGACGGCGTCGCGCAGGCGCACGTCCTGCTGACCGGCCGCCGCAGCACCCCCGAGGCGCGTGTGCGGCTCCTGGTGGAACCGCATGTGGACCCGGGCGCGGCCCTGCACCTGCTGACGGCCGAGGCGCTCGCGCACGCCCGGGACTCGGCGGGCCTCGCCGCGCTCCCCGCGGAGGTACGCCTCCGCGGGGTCAAACACCGTGCCGAGCGGGTGAGCTGA
- a CDS encoding SDR family oxidoreductase — protein sequence MDLGLKDRVYVVTGATRGLGNATARELVADGAKVVVTGRDEKSVADAASALGPNAVGVAADNADPETAARLIATTREHFGGFDGVLISVGGPPPGFVTDNTDEQWAASFESVFLGAVRLARTAAAELGEGGVIGFVLSGSVHEPIPGLTISNGLRPGLAGFAKSLADELGPRGLRVVGLLPARIDTDRVRELDGLSADPEATRAANEARIPLRRYGTPEEFGRTAAFLLSPAASYLTGIMLPVDGGMRHGF from the coding sequence ATGGATCTTGGATTGAAGGACCGTGTGTACGTCGTCACGGGAGCCACCCGTGGCCTGGGCAACGCCACCGCGCGTGAACTCGTCGCCGACGGCGCGAAGGTGGTCGTGACGGGGCGCGACGAGAAGAGCGTCGCCGACGCCGCGTCCGCGCTCGGCCCGAACGCGGTGGGGGTCGCCGCCGACAACGCCGACCCGGAGACCGCGGCCCGGCTGATCGCGACCACCCGTGAGCACTTCGGCGGCTTCGACGGCGTCCTGATCAGCGTCGGCGGCCCGCCGCCCGGGTTCGTCACCGACAACACGGACGAGCAGTGGGCGGCCTCGTTCGAGTCGGTCTTCCTGGGCGCGGTGCGGCTGGCCCGCACGGCCGCCGCAGAGCTCGGCGAGGGCGGTGTCATCGGATTCGTGCTCTCCGGCTCGGTGCACGAACCGATCCCCGGCCTGACCATCTCCAACGGTCTGCGCCCCGGCCTCGCGGGCTTCGCCAAGTCCCTCGCGGACGAGCTGGGTCCGCGCGGCCTGCGCGTCGTCGGACTGCTCCCGGCCCGTATCGACACCGACCGCGTCCGCGAGCTCGACGGCCTCTCCGCCGATCCGGAGGCCACCCGCGCGGCCAACGAGGCCCGCATTCCGCTGCGCCGCTACGGCACCCCGGAGGAGTTCGGCCGTACGGCCGCGTTCCTGCTCTCGCCGGCGGCGTCGTACCTCACCGGCATCATGCTGCCGGTGGACGGCGGGATGCGGCACGGGTTCTAG
- a CDS encoding glycoside hydrolase family 15 protein: protein MQPRIEDYALIGDEQTAALVGRDGSVDWLCLPRFDSGACFAALLGDAENGHWRMAPKGAGPCTRRAYRPDTLVLDTEWDTDEGSVRVTDLMPQRDRAPELVRIIEGLSGRVTMRGLLRLRFDYGSVVPWMRRSGGQRVAIAGPDSVWLRSEPPARTWGKDLSTHSEFTVAEGEKVAFVLTWHPSHEPRPALIDPHEALRASVADWQAWAARCRYDGPHRDIVMRSLITLKALTYAPTGGIVAAPTTSLPEEPGGVRNWDYRYCWLRDSTLTLGALLAVGYQEEAEAWRDWLLRAVAGDPADLQIMYGIAGERRLSEYEVPWLTGFGHSYPVRVGNDAATQFQLDVYGEVIDSLSLARRSGLPFRPHMWRVECALMEFLRTAWRQPDEGIWEVRGPRRNFVYSKVMAWVAADRAVRTLESHPNLVGDLEGWRAMRDEVHREVCEYGYDPERNTFTQFYGSSELDAALLLIPRVGFLPPDDPRVVGTIKAVQEELGRGALVRRYSTEGPALDGLPGGEGAFLVCSFWLADALHMTGRTREAHEMFERLVGLANDVGLLSEEYDPVARRQLGNFPQAFSHIGLVGTALALFAGRGGQAG, encoded by the coding sequence GTGCAACCACGCATCGAGGACTACGCGCTCATCGGGGACGAACAGACCGCCGCTCTGGTAGGTCGCGACGGATCCGTCGACTGGTTGTGTCTGCCGCGGTTCGACTCCGGGGCCTGCTTCGCCGCGCTCCTCGGCGACGCGGAGAACGGTCACTGGCGTATGGCGCCCAAGGGGGCGGGGCCTTGCACGCGGCGCGCTTACCGCCCGGACACGCTCGTGCTCGACACCGAGTGGGACACGGACGAGGGCTCGGTCCGGGTGACCGACCTGATGCCGCAACGCGACCGCGCCCCCGAACTCGTACGCATCATCGAAGGGCTGAGCGGCCGGGTGACGATGCGCGGCCTGCTCCGGCTGCGCTTCGACTACGGCTCGGTCGTGCCGTGGATGCGCCGGTCCGGCGGCCAGCGCGTGGCGATCGCGGGCCCGGACTCGGTGTGGCTGCGCAGCGAGCCGCCCGCGCGCACCTGGGGCAAGGACCTCAGTACCCACTCGGAGTTCACGGTCGCCGAGGGCGAGAAGGTCGCCTTCGTGCTGACCTGGCATCCCTCGCACGAGCCACGCCCTGCGCTGATCGACCCGCACGAGGCGCTGCGCGCCAGCGTCGCGGACTGGCAGGCCTGGGCAGCGCGCTGCCGTTACGACGGACCGCACCGGGACATCGTCATGCGCTCCCTGATCACCCTCAAGGCCCTCACCTACGCGCCGACGGGCGGGATCGTGGCCGCCCCCACCACCTCGCTGCCCGAAGAGCCGGGCGGTGTCCGCAACTGGGACTACCGCTACTGCTGGCTGCGCGACTCCACGCTCACGCTCGGCGCGCTCCTGGCGGTCGGCTACCAGGAGGAGGCCGAGGCCTGGCGCGACTGGCTGCTCCGCGCGGTCGCGGGCGACCCGGCGGACCTGCAGATCATGTACGGCATCGCCGGCGAGCGCCGCCTGTCCGAGTACGAGGTGCCGTGGCTGACCGGTTTCGGCCACTCGTACCCGGTCCGGGTCGGCAACGACGCCGCCACGCAGTTCCAGCTCGACGTGTACGGCGAGGTCATCGACTCGCTGTCGCTGGCGCGGCGTTCGGGCCTGCCGTTCAGGCCGCACATGTGGCGGGTGGAGTGCGCGCTGATGGAGTTCCTGCGAACGGCGTGGCGGCAGCCGGACGAGGGGATCTGGGAGGTGCGCGGCCCGCGCCGGAACTTCGTGTACTCGAAGGTGATGGCATGGGTGGCAGCCGACCGCGCCGTACGGACCCTGGAGTCCCACCCGAACCTCGTCGGCGATCTGGAGGGCTGGCGTGCGATGCGCGACGAGGTGCACCGGGAGGTGTGCGAGTACGGCTACGACCCCGAGCGGAACACCTTCACCCAGTTCTACGGCTCCAGCGAACTGGACGCCGCGCTCCTGCTCATCCCCCGCGTCGGCTTCCTGCCGCCCGACGATCCACGGGTCGTCGGCACGATCAAGGCGGTCCAGGAAGAGCTCGGCCGGGGCGCCCTCGTGCGCCGCTACAGCACCGAGGGGCCCGCTCTGGACGGACTGCCGGGCGGCGAGGGCGCCTTCCTCGTCTGCTCGTTCTGGCTCGCGGACGCGCTGCACATGACGGGCCGTACGCGGGAGGCCCACGAGATGTTCGAACGGCTGGTGGGGCTGGCCAACGACGTCGGCCTGCTGTCCGAGGAGTACGACCCCGTCGCCCGCCGGCAGCTCGGCAACTTCCCGCAGGCGTTCAGCCATATCGGCCTGGTGGGTACCGCCCTCGCCCTGTTCGCAGGCAGGGGTGGGCAGGCAGGATAG
- a CDS encoding SURF1 family protein: MYRFLLSRQWVILTLVTLALIPTMIRLGYWQLHRHEHRIALNAVISDSLAAKPVPAESLTAPGQHVRHDDLYRRVTAKGHFDTAHEEVVRRRTNSDDEVGYHVLTPFVLEDGRVLVVNRGWIPADGAQTVFPKIPAPPKGEITVTGRLKADETTADSGIKNVRGLPDRQVMLINSEQQAQRLGKQVLGGYIEQTAPEPSGDSPELIPDPEHNDIGPHMAYAIQWWLFSAGVPVGWVVLVRRERRDRASAATETTPEAAAAAV; encoded by the coding sequence GTGTACCGCTTCCTGTTGTCCCGGCAGTGGGTGATCCTCACCCTCGTGACCCTCGCGCTCATCCCGACGATGATCCGGCTGGGCTACTGGCAGTTGCACCGCCATGAGCACAGGATCGCGCTGAACGCGGTGATCTCCGACTCACTGGCCGCGAAGCCGGTGCCGGCCGAGTCGCTGACCGCGCCGGGGCAGCACGTCAGGCACGACGACCTGTATCGCCGCGTGACCGCGAAGGGGCACTTCGACACGGCGCACGAGGAGGTCGTACGCCGCCGCACCAACTCCGACGACGAGGTCGGCTACCACGTCCTGACCCCGTTCGTCCTCGAAGACGGCCGGGTCCTCGTCGTCAACCGGGGCTGGATCCCGGCGGACGGGGCGCAGACCGTCTTCCCGAAGATCCCCGCGCCCCCGAAGGGCGAGATCACCGTCACCGGTCGGCTCAAGGCCGACGAGACGACTGCCGACAGCGGCATCAAGAACGTGCGGGGGCTGCCCGACCGGCAGGTCATGCTGATCAACAGCGAGCAGCAGGCGCAGCGGCTCGGCAAGCAGGTCCTCGGCGGCTACATCGAGCAGACCGCGCCGGAGCCCAGCGGTGACTCCCCCGAGCTGATCCCCGACCCCGAGCACAACGACATCGGGCCGCACATGGCGTACGCGATCCAGTGGTGGCTGTTCTCGGCGGGCGTCCCGGTGGGCTGGGTCGTCCTGGTCCGCCGCGAGCGGCGTGACCGGGCGTCGGCCGCGACGGAGACCACGCCGGAAGCGGCCGCGGCGGCCGTGTAG
- a CDS encoding DEDDh family exonuclease: MLEDLTTAAPPASWPAAYPQGYAVVDVETTGLARDDRIISAAVYRLDARGEVEDHWYTMVNPERDPGPVWIHGLTSDVLEGAPLFQDIAEDFAAHLADRVLVAHNAVFDWSMIAREYARAEREAPVRQRLCTIALSKELELPLPNHKLESLAAHFGVVQRRAHHALDDARVLAEAFRPSLRAAMSKGVRLPLLECRPLKEWSDSAATPRIGRQAGAYSSGSGYPSGSWRPSRKRPACPYPNPGRYEEGKPLKQGMRVAFSGDTSVDRELLEDRAVEAGLHVATSLSRLTSLLVTNDPDSGTSKAVRARQFGTPVIDEAAFGQLLRDVEPASGA, encoded by the coding sequence ATGCTCGAAGACCTCACGACCGCAGCGCCCCCAGCCTCCTGGCCGGCCGCGTATCCGCAGGGGTACGCGGTCGTCGACGTGGAGACCACAGGCCTGGCCCGCGACGACCGGATCATCTCGGCCGCCGTCTACCGGCTGGACGCGCGCGGCGAGGTCGAGGACCACTGGTACACGATGGTCAACCCGGAGCGTGACCCGGGCCCGGTGTGGATCCACGGCCTGACGAGCGACGTGCTCGAAGGGGCGCCGCTCTTCCAGGACATCGCCGAGGACTTCGCCGCCCACCTCGCCGACCGTGTGCTCGTCGCGCACAACGCTGTCTTCGACTGGTCGATGATCGCGCGGGAGTACGCGCGCGCGGAGCGCGAGGCGCCGGTGCGTCAGCGGCTGTGCACCATCGCGCTGTCCAAGGAGTTGGAGCTGCCGCTGCCCAACCACAAGCTGGAGTCGCTGGCCGCGCACTTCGGCGTCGTACAGCGGCGGGCGCACCACGCGCTGGACGACGCGCGCGTGCTGGCCGAGGCGTTCCGGCCGAGCCTGCGGGCCGCCATGAGCAAGGGTGTACGACTGCCGCTCCTTGAGTGCCGGCCGCTCAAGGAGTGGTCCGACTCCGCCGCGACGCCGCGCATCGGGCGGCAGGCCGGCGCTTACTCATCCGGGAGCGGTTACCCGTCCGGGAGTTGGCGCCCCTCACGCAAACGCCCTGCATGCCCCTATCCGAACCCAGGCCGGTACGAAGAGGGCAAACCGCTCAAGCAGGGCATGCGGGTCGCCTTCTCCGGGGACACCTCCGTCGACCGCGAACTGCTGGAGGACCGCGCCGTCGAGGCCGGGCTGCATGTCGCGACGAGCCTGTCCCGGCTCACCAGCCTGCTCGTCACCAACGATCCGGACTCCGGTACATCGAAGGCGGTCAGGGCCAGGCAGTTCGGGACGCCGGTGATCGACGAGGCGGCGTTCGGACAGCTGCTGCGCGATGTGGAGCCGGCGTCGGGTGCATGA
- a CDS encoding sterol desaturase family protein has product MPNLPDVVLWSIPAFVLLTVIEMVSVRIHPDEDAAGYEAKDAAASVGMGLGSLAFDFLWKIPIVAIYTAVYELTPLRVPVLWWTVPLMLLAQDFFYYWSHRGHHVIRILWACHVVHHSSRKFNLTTALRQPWTSLTVWPFYLPLIALGVHPAALAFCSSANLVYQFWIHTERIDRMPRWFEFVFNTPSHHRVHHASQGGYLDRNFGGILIVWDRLFGSFVLETERPVYGLTKNITTYNPLRVATHEYVSIARDLKAAASWRERAGRVFRGPGWQPVAAPDQPVEEPVA; this is encoded by the coding sequence ATGCCGAACCTGCCCGATGTCGTGCTGTGGTCGATACCCGCCTTTGTGCTGCTCACCGTGATCGAGATGGTGAGCGTCCGGATCCACCCGGACGAGGACGCGGCAGGGTACGAGGCGAAGGACGCCGCGGCGAGTGTCGGCATGGGACTCGGGAGTCTCGCGTTCGACTTCCTGTGGAAGATCCCGATCGTCGCCATCTACACGGCGGTCTACGAGCTGACGCCGCTTCGCGTGCCCGTCCTGTGGTGGACCGTGCCGCTGATGCTGCTCGCGCAGGACTTCTTCTACTACTGGTCCCACCGCGGGCACCACGTCATCCGCATCCTGTGGGCCTGCCACGTCGTCCACCACTCCAGCCGGAAGTTCAACCTCACCACCGCACTGCGCCAGCCGTGGACATCGCTCACCGTGTGGCCCTTCTACCTCCCGCTCATCGCCCTCGGTGTGCATCCCGCGGCGCTCGCCTTCTGCTCGTCGGCGAACCTCGTCTACCAGTTCTGGATCCACACCGAGCGGATCGACAGGATGCCCCGGTGGTTCGAGTTCGTCTTCAACACGCCCTCGCACCACCGCGTCCATCACGCCTCCCAAGGCGGCTATCTGGACCGCAACTTCGGGGGGATCCTCATCGTCTGGGACCGGCTCTTCGGATCGTTCGTCCTGGAGACCGAGCGGCCCGTCTACGGGCTCACCAAGAACATCACCACCTACAACCCGCTGCGCGTGGCCACCCATGAGTATGTCTCCATCGCCAGGGACCTGAAGGCGGCGGCGAGTTGGCGCGAGCGGGCGGGGCGGGTGTTCCGGGGGCCCGGCTGGCAGCCGGTGGCCGCGCCGGACCAGCCGGTCGAGGAGCCCGTCGCGTGA
- a CDS encoding lysoplasmalogenase — protein sequence MNERHGRVLLGAFALAAVVDLVSLAAGFDAGHTVAKPLLMPLLAAHVVVRGGPRLLVAALLCGWGGDVLLLSDADAAFLMGMTSFAAGHVCYLLLFRNSGPLRENGAPRARGAWLAGGYAVALVVTVTLLWPDLPADLRVPVAGYSLLLTAMAYGATRLGFVAGLGGALFMLSDALIATGVADRPQLPRPDLWIMLTYAAAQFLLVRGVLGSLGARSAPAAAHGAMRSTTP from the coding sequence GTGAACGAGCGCCACGGGCGCGTGCTGCTCGGTGCCTTCGCCCTCGCGGCGGTCGTGGACCTCGTCTCGCTCGCCGCCGGGTTCGACGCCGGGCACACGGTCGCCAAGCCCCTCCTGATGCCCCTGCTCGCGGCCCACGTGGTCGTACGCGGGGGCCCGCGGCTCCTGGTCGCCGCCCTGCTGTGCGGCTGGGGCGGCGACGTACTGCTCCTGTCCGACGCCGACGCGGCGTTCCTCATGGGGATGACGTCGTTCGCGGCGGGGCACGTCTGCTACCTGCTGCTGTTCCGGAACAGCGGGCCCCTGCGCGAAAACGGGGCTCCACGCGCGCGTGGCGCCTGGCTCGCGGGCGGGTACGCCGTCGCCCTGGTCGTCACCGTCACCCTCCTGTGGCCCGACCTCCCCGCAGACCTCCGCGTCCCCGTCGCGGGCTACAGCCTGCTGCTGACCGCGATGGCGTACGGGGCCACGAGGCTCGGGTTCGTCGCGGGTCTCGGCGGCGCCCTGTTCATGCTCTCCGACGCGCTCATCGCCACCGGAGTCGCCGACCGGCCCCAGCTCCCGAGACCGGACCTCTGGATCATGCTCACGTACGCCGCGGCCCAGTTCCTGCTGGTCCGCGGTGTGCTGGGCAGCCTCGGCGCGCGGTCCGCGCCAGCGGCGGCGCACGGTGCGATGCGCTCAACCACCCCCTGA
- a CDS encoding CopD family protein — protein MTLIRPTAEVADASEPARRRAVGRAVAVLALVAVAALVPLLGPRTALDGTGEAAAPGAGGIALLRTVLFAALCVPAGELFAARLARRVPGAPSGDVPRSWAPFAAAAGFVAALGLASVVATGNLLPSRLSDVDVGGLYETRDGKLALLEVNAFVVAGLCALSRRPVTQVWPLAAVAVAEALRAHPTAEHGPLVGSGLTLVHLTCAALWAGGLLHVLRMLRRGRPSEAGVALLGLYARVAAVLFAAITVTGTWSALRRMPPGTVLDQLTTTAYGRALLAKLLLVAAVAVLAVRARFRLRRAADPLSACAPARAEVVALGVVVAVSGVLTALPPPIRWS, from the coding sequence GTGACCTTGATACGCCCGACAGCCGAGGTGGCGGACGCGAGCGAGCCGGCGCGGCGCCGGGCCGTCGGACGGGCCGTCGCCGTGCTCGCCCTGGTGGCCGTCGCGGCCCTGGTCCCCCTGCTCGGCCCGCGCACCGCACTGGACGGTACGGGCGAGGCCGCGGCCCCGGGCGCCGGCGGTATCGCCCTGCTGCGTACGGTCCTGTTCGCGGCGCTGTGCGTTCCCGCGGGCGAGCTGTTCGCGGCCCGGCTGGCCCGCCGTGTGCCCGGTGCTCCGTCGGGGGACGTACCGCGCAGCTGGGCGCCCTTCGCCGCTGCCGCCGGGTTCGTCGCGGCGCTGGGGCTCGCTTCCGTCGTGGCGACCGGCAATCTGCTGCCGAGCCGTCTCTCCGACGTGGACGTCGGCGGGCTCTACGAGACCCGGGACGGCAAGCTGGCGCTCCTGGAGGTCAACGCGTTCGTCGTGGCCGGGCTGTGCGCCCTCTCGCGGCGGCCGGTCACCCAGGTGTGGCCGCTGGCCGCCGTGGCCGTCGCGGAGGCGCTGCGCGCGCACCCCACGGCGGAGCACGGCCCGCTGGTCGGCTCCGGTCTGACGCTCGTTCACCTGACCTGCGCTGCACTGTGGGCGGGCGGTCTGCTGCACGTCCTGCGGATGCTGCGCAGGGGGCGTCCTTCGGAGGCCGGTGTCGCGCTGCTCGGCCTCTACGCGCGCGTGGCGGCCGTTCTGTTCGCGGCGATCACCGTCACGGGCACGTGGAGCGCGCTGCGCCGTATGCCGCCCGGCACGGTCCTGGACCAGCTGACCACGACGGCCTACGGGCGCGCCCTGCTCGCCAAGCTGCTCCTCGTGGCCGCCGTCGCCGTACTCGCCGTCCGCGCCCGCTTCCGCCTGCGCCGGGCCGCGGACCCGCTCAGCGCCTGCGCCCCCGCGCGTGCGGAGGTCGTGGCACTGGGCGTGGTCGTCGCGGTCTCGGGCGTGCTGACGGCTCTGCCACCGCCCATCAGATGGTCATGA
- a CDS encoding CoA transferase: MTRSPMAVVWKGLGGDPALLNRVSTVVRGDALEARLPVRELARACVGACALAASELAARRTGLAKVPRVTVDDGAVATAFVSERHLLLGGRAPVSFAPLSRFWRAADGWVRTHANYPHHRARLLRALGLADDATVEDMARLLAERSAREVEMTVYAAGGLAVALRTAEEWAAHEQGVAVAERPLVERDRVGSTRARVRAPLDGDPLLPAAGVRVLDLSRVIAGPVATRTLALLGADVLRLDAPHLPEDPDAHADTGFGKRSARLDLTTGRRTFDELLAAADVVVTGYRPGALDRFGLSPEALAERRPGLIVAQLSAWGAYGPWGERRGFDSLVQAATGIAATEGSPERPGALPAQALDHGTGYLLAAAVLRALAEQSEQGDGRVVRLALARTAAWLTAGIERGEAGRVDSGAADVLGYDRPDAWLAERDSGFGRLRYALPPVSFAGGPADWARPPGPWGTDAARWA; the protein is encoded by the coding sequence ATGACGCGTTCACCGATGGCTGTGGTGTGGAAGGGGCTGGGCGGAGACCCCGCGCTGCTCAACCGGGTTTCGACCGTAGTGCGTGGGGATGCGCTGGAAGCCCGGCTGCCTGTACGGGAGTTGGCGCGGGCCTGTGTGGGCGCGTGCGCGCTGGCGGCATCCGAGCTGGCAGCACGGCGGACCGGTCTCGCGAAGGTGCCGCGCGTGACGGTGGACGACGGAGCCGTGGCCACCGCTTTCGTCAGCGAGCGGCATCTGCTGCTGGGCGGGCGCGCGCCGGTCAGCTTCGCGCCGCTGTCGCGGTTCTGGCGGGCGGCGGACGGCTGGGTCCGGACGCACGCGAACTATCCGCATCACCGGGCGCGGCTGCTCCGCGCGTTGGGACTGGCGGACGACGCGACCGTGGAGGACATGGCGCGTCTGCTCGCCGAGCGGTCCGCGCGGGAGGTGGAGATGACGGTGTACGCCGCCGGCGGCCTCGCCGTCGCGCTGCGCACGGCCGAGGAGTGGGCCGCGCACGAGCAGGGAGTCGCGGTGGCCGAGCGGCCGTTGGTCGAGCGCGACCGGGTGGGCAGCACGCGCGCGCGGGTACGCGCCCCGCTCGACGGCGATCCGCTGCTGCCCGCCGCCGGGGTGCGCGTCCTGGACCTGAGCCGGGTCATCGCGGGCCCGGTCGCCACCCGCACGCTCGCCCTGCTGGGGGCGGACGTGCTGCGCCTGGACGCGCCGCACCTGCCGGAAGACCCGGACGCGCACGCGGACACGGGCTTCGGGAAGCGGTCGGCGAGGCTGGACCTGACGACCGGCCGGCGCACCTTCGACGAACTGCTCGCGGCGGCGGACGTCGTCGTCACCGGGTACCGCCCGGGTGCCCTGGACCGGTTCGGGCTCTCGCCCGAGGCGCTGGCCGAGCGCAGGCCCGGGCTGATCGTGGCGCAGTTGTCGGCGTGGGGGGCGTACGGGCCGTGGGGTGAGCGGCGGGGATTCGACAGCCTGGTGCAGGCGGCCACCGGGATCGCCGCGACGGAGGGGTCGCCGGAGCGGCCGGGTGCGCTGCCCGCGCAGGCCCTCGACCACGGGACGGGGTATCTCCTGGCGGCGGCCGTGCTGCGCGCGCTGGCCGAGCAGTCGGAGCAAGGGGACGGCCGCGTCGTACGGCTGGCGCTGGCGCGGACCGCGGCGTGGCTCACCGCCGGGATCGAGCGGGGTGAGGCGGGGCGCGTCGATTCCGGCGCGGCGGACGTCCTGGGGTACGACCGGCCGGATGCCTGGCTCGCCGAGCGGGACAGCGGGTTCGGGCGCCTGCGGTACGCCCTGCCGCCGGTCTCCTTCGCGGGCGGGCCCGCCGACTGGGCACGGCCGCCGGGGCCTTGGGGGACGGACGCGGCGCGATGGGCGTGA